A genomic stretch from Aedes albopictus strain Foshan chromosome 2, AalbF5, whole genome shotgun sequence includes:
- the LOC109406001 gene encoding uncharacterized protein LOC109406001 isoform X2, producing MDGRLKRVIVPLFKGDEKSFPFWRKRMEQHLKYEGLLHTLERIPPEEDFAQPAANETADQETARKAKLEKRLKEDDAAVNEFWMALDDDAMGQVFQCQYAKEIMDRLAELYQSHGTTAMLGVRARLYTLRMENFASLKELFALHSELIRQLGSMEEAVPHKEVVDTLLVAIPDKFKHVLGALSVIRKEEVYRMTKEQLQRIFLDAEENVSQAVSRSDKSVNRGGSQPVATMAVCFECSRPGHKQRNCFARRRRLAMEHRMGAVNLGDNRGPAPRAAGAGGRGGNGEGRNERNNGNNRRMALLANAAGARAGNQANGREGNDVNNRRMAPLANAAGARTGDQADGRYRNNANERDAVALLARQEGAFMVQIPLPVQDAGAAAAEESVDAVRDRRVREMDLDKMPVPFPIILDSGATRHMAYDIELFNRLWDAPELQVGTVKDGEVLKCCKMGDIILRNNKRQRLEVYDVLFISDLNANILSVSQIEETGKSILFRNGGVEIRDRDGFVLVTGRRVNGLYHLDLYPDSESVCLGKVLEKQRLWHCRMGHLNEACLWKMAKQGMVERLDLEPSAKGQDPIVCEPCIMGKQTREAFDKSFKVRSNRPLELVHSDVCGRMAESTYDGHEYFVTFIDDYTHFVFVYLMRYKSEVLDKFKHFEALATAQFSVNISKLRSDNGGEYFSREFKAFCEEKGIQMLPTVPYTPQQNGVSERMNRTLMDKVRTMMHEGNVPMYLWGEALYTSAFLTNRSATNALTDSKTPYEIWFGNKPDVSRIRVFGCVAYAHIDKHLRSKLDGKSKSLVMIGYAPMGYRLWDDDERKVVVSRDVIFDESSFPFSSFQPTLPKESRKDFCVADIPVLESADPINALEILENIGGSDDEEEFVEAEDDGNENNPGRGDVEPSNPTL from the coding sequence ATGGACGGACGGTTGAAGAGGGTAATTGTACCTCTATTTAAAGGGGACGAAAAATCCTTTCCGTTTTGGAGGAAACGGATGGAACAACACTTAAAATACGAAGGACTATTGCACActctggagagaatccctccgGAAGAAGACTTTGCGCAGCCAGCTGCTAACGAGACAGCAGATCAAGAAACTGCTCGCAAAGCTAAGTTAGAAAAACGTCTAAAAGAAGATGACGCAGCCGTGAACGAATTTTGGATGGCACTGGACGATGATGCCATGGGGCAAGTCTTCCAATGCCAGTACGCAAAAGAAATAATGGATCGCCTCGCCGAGCTGTACCAGAGCCATGGCACGACAGCCATGCTGGGCGTGCGTGCTCGCTTATATACTTTGCGCATGGAAAACTTCGCATCACTGAAGGAACTGTTCGCTCTCCACTCTGAACTGATTCGCCAGTTGGGCAGTATGGAAGAGGCCGTACCACATAAAGAAGTGGTTGACACATTATTAGTGGCTATTCCAGACAAGTTTAAGCACGTGTTGGGAGCACTGTCAGTGATTAGGAAAGAAGAAGTATATCGGATGACAAAGGAGCAGCTCCAGAGAATCTTTCTCGACGCAGAAGAAAACGTAAGTCAAGCCGTCAGTCGATCGGACAAAAGTGTGAACCGAGGAGGAAGCCAACCAGTCGCAACGATGGCCGTCTGCTTTGAATGCAGCCGGCCTGGCCACAAGCAACGCAACTGCTTCGCCCGGCGTCGTCGCCTGGCAATGGAGCACAGAATGGGAGCCGTGAACTTGGGGGACAACCGCGGTCCAGCTCCACGTGCCGCAGGAGCGGGAGGACGCGGTGGCAACGGCGAAGGACGGAACGAAAGAAATAACGGAAACAACCGCCGGATGGCTCTGCTCGCAAATGCAGCAGGAGCACGCGCCGGAAACCAAGCCAACGGACGTGAAGGAAACGACGTGAACAACCGCCGGATGGCCCCGCTCGCAAATGCAGCAGGTGCACGCACTGGTGATCAAGCTGACGGACGTTACCGGAACAACGCCAACGAGAGGGACGCGGTAGCACTGCTCGCAAGGCAAGAGGGGGCCTTTATGGTGCAAATCCCTTTGCCTGTGCAGGACGCAGGGGCTGCAGCGGCCGAAGAGTCAGTCGACGCCGTTCGCGATCGACGGGTGCGCGAGATGGACCTCGACAAGATGCCAGTTCCGTTCCCGATCATACTTGATTCGGGGGCAACACGTCACATGGCGTACGACATCGAGCTGTTTAACCGCCTCTGGGACGCCCCGGAGCTACAGGTCGGAACAGTCAAAGATGGGGAAGTGCTGAAGTGTTGCAAAATGGGAGATATCATACTGAGAAATAATAAACGCCAGCGTTTGGAAGTTTACGATGTGCTTTTCATTTCTGACTTGAATGCAAATATCCTTTCTGTGTCTCAAATTGAAGAAACAGGTAAGTCGATTCTGTTTCGCAATGGTGGAGTCGAGATCAGAGACAGAGATGGCTTTGTATTAGTAACAGGGAGGAGAGTCAATGGGCTCTATCACCTGGACCTGTATCCGGACAGCGAAAGCGTGTGCTTGGGTAAGGTTTTGGAAAAGCAAAGGTTATGGCACTGTAGGATGGGACACTTGAATGAAGCTTGTTTGTGGAAGATGGCCAAACAGGGTATGGTTGAGAGGTTGGATCTAGAACCATCAGCTAAGGGCCAAGATCCAATTGTTTGCGAGCCGTGTATCATGGGGAAACAGACTCGGGAAGCATTTGACAAGTCGTTCAAGGTAAGGTCCAATAGGCCACTGGAATTGGTCCACTCGGATGTGTGCGGTCGGATGGCCGAGAGTACCTATGATGGGCATGAGTATTTCGTGACATTCATAGATGATTACACACATTTTGTTTTTGTGTATTTGATGAGGTACAAGagtgaagtcctggataaattcaagCATTTTGAAGCTTTGGCCACTGCCCAATTTTCTGTGAACATTTCAAAGTTACGATCAGATAATGGAGGAGAGTATTTCAGTAGAGAATTCAAAGCTTTCTGTGAAGAAAAGGGAATCCAAATGTTGCCGACTGTACCCTACACTCCCCAGCAGAATGGGGTGAGTGAGAGGATGAATCGGACATTAATGGATAAAGTGAGAACCATGATGCATGAAGGAAATGTTCCTATGTATTTGTGGGGTGAAGCGTTATATACTTCGGCCTTTCTCACTAATCGCAGCGCGACAAATGCGCTGACTGATTCCAAAACTCCCTACGAAATATGGTTTGGGAATAAACCCGATGTGAGTCGAATAAGAGTGTTTGGATGCGTTGCCTACGCACACATCGATAAACATCTTCGCTCGAAACTGGATGGGAAAAGTAAATCATTGGTTATGATAGGGTATGCCCCGATGGGGTATCGGCTGTGGGACGATGACGAGAGGAAGGTCGTTGTGTCAAGGGACGTAATTTTCGACGAATCGTCTTTTCCCTTCAGCAGTTTCCAACCGACACTACCTAAAGAATCGCGTAAAGACTTTTGTGTGGCCGACATACCAGTACTGGAATCCGCTGATCCAATTAATGCTTTGGAAATCCTAGAGAATATTGGTGGTAGTGACGATGAAGAGGAATTTGTAGAAGCGGAAGATGATGGGAACGAGAATAATCCAGGACGTGGTGATGTTGaacctagtaatcctacattatag